In Halobacteria archaeon AArc-dxtr1, the sequence TCCTCGGGATCGGAAGTGCCGGAGACTCTCACACCGTCCGGAACCCGTTTACCGCCGGCGAGCGCATCATGATGATCACCAAGTCTCTGGTCGACTTCGATATCGTGACCTACGCGGTTCCCATCGAGGACTTAGAGCGGAACTCGGTCTGGGTGAGCCACGTCCAGAGCATGAGCCCAGATTTCGACGTCGCGTACTCGAACAACCCGCTGGTCATCCAGCTCTTTCGGGAGGCCGGCGTCGAGGTGCGGCAGTCGCCGATGTTCAACCGCGACGTGTTAGAGGGAACAGAGGTTCGCGAGCGGATGATCGCCGACGAGAGCTGGGAGGAGCTGGTGCCGGACGCCGTCGTCGAGACCGTCGGGGAGATCGACGGCATCGAGCGCCTGCAGATGGTCAACGAGTCGGACGTGAACGGCCAGTAACGCCCGCACCGCCGACCCACACACCGTACACGATGATCACGCTCGCTTCCGACTTTGGCTCGCCATATCCCGCCGCGATGCGTGGAGTACTCTGCCAGCAGACCGACGCTCGTCTCGTCGACGTCACTCATGACTTCCCTCGCCAGGACGTCCGGGTAGCGGCGTTCTGGCTCCGGGAGATTCTCCCGTACTTTCCGCCGGCGGTCCATCTGGTCGTCGTCGACCCCGGCGTCGGCACCGACCGTGCAGCGATCGCGATCGACGCCGGTGAAC encodes:
- a CDS encoding nicotinamide-nucleotide adenylyltransferase, giving the protein MKRGFYIGRFQPFHNGHYSMVERISEDIDELVLGIGSAGDSHTVRNPFTAGERIMMITKSLVDFDIVTYAVPIEDLERNSVWVSHVQSMSPDFDVAYSNNPLVIQLFREAGVEVRQSPMFNRDVLEGTEVRERMIADESWEELVPDAVVETVGEIDGIERLQMVNESDVNGQ